The following proteins are encoded in a genomic region of Streptomyces collinus Tu 365:
- the alr gene encoding alanine racemase: MSETSAVPTAPLRARAEIDLAALRANVRALRARAQGAALMAVVKSDAYGHGALPCARAAVEAGATWLGTATPEEALALRAAGLETRVLCWLWVPGGPWRRAIEADIDVSLSGLWALREVTEAAREAGRPARVQLKADTGLGRNGCQPADWPELVAEALRAEREGLVRVTGLWSHFACADEPGHPSIAAQLARFREMLAYAEEQGVRPEVRHIANSPATLTLPETHFDLVRPGIAMYGVSPSPEIGSPADFGLRPVMTLSASLALVKHVPGGHGVSYGHHYVTPGPTTLGLVPVGYADGVPRHASGSGPVLVDGKWRTVAGRVAMDQFVVDLGGDEPPVGARAVLFGPGDRGEPTAEDWAQACGTIAYEIVTRIGTRVPRVYVDGEREG, translated from the coding sequence ATGAGTGAGACTTCAGCTGTGCCGACCGCGCCCCTGCGCGCCCGGGCCGAGATCGATCTGGCCGCCCTGCGCGCCAATGTGCGGGCCCTGCGTGCCCGGGCCCAGGGCGCGGCCCTGATGGCCGTCGTCAAGTCCGACGCCTACGGCCACGGGGCGCTGCCCTGCGCCCGCGCGGCCGTCGAGGCGGGCGCCACCTGGCTCGGCACCGCCACGCCGGAGGAGGCCCTCGCGCTGCGCGCCGCGGGTCTGGAGACCCGCGTGCTGTGCTGGCTGTGGGTACCCGGCGGGCCCTGGCGGCGGGCGATCGAGGCGGACATCGACGTCTCGCTCAGCGGCCTGTGGGCCCTGCGCGAGGTGACGGAGGCGGCCCGGGAGGCCGGCCGGCCCGCGCGGGTGCAGCTGAAGGCCGACACCGGGCTCGGCCGCAACGGCTGCCAGCCCGCCGACTGGCCCGAACTCGTCGCCGAGGCACTGCGGGCCGAGCGCGAGGGGCTGGTCCGCGTCACCGGCCTGTGGTCGCACTTCGCGTGCGCCGACGAACCGGGGCACCCGTCCATCGCCGCCCAGCTCGCCCGGTTCCGGGAGATGCTGGCGTACGCGGAGGAGCAGGGCGTGCGTCCGGAGGTCCGGCACATCGCCAACTCCCCGGCCACGCTGACCCTCCCGGAGACCCACTTCGACCTCGTCCGGCCGGGCATCGCCATGTACGGCGTCTCGCCCAGCCCGGAGATCGGCAGCCCGGCCGACTTCGGGCTGCGGCCGGTGATGACGCTGAGCGCGTCGCTCGCGCTGGTCAAGCACGTACCGGGCGGGCACGGCGTCAGCTACGGCCACCACTACGTCACCCCGGGCCCCACCACCCTCGGCCTCGTCCCCGTCGGCTACGCGGACGGTGTGCCCCGGCACGCCTCCGGCAGCGGTCCGGTGCTGGTCGACGGCAAGTGGCGGACGGTCGCCGGACGGGTGGCCATGGACCAGTTCGTGGTCGACCTCGGCGGCGACGAGCCCCCGGTCGGCGCCCGGGCCGTGCTGTTCGGGCCCGGTGACCGCGGTGAGCCGACCGCCGAGGACTGGGCCCAGGCCTGCGGCACGATCGCGTACGAGATCGTCACACGCATCGGAACGCGCGTTCCCCGCGTCTATGTGGACGGGGAGCGAGAGGGGTAG